One genomic region from Rhodospirillaceae bacterium encodes:
- a CDS encoding sulfite exporter TauE/SafE family protein, with protein MEFEIIILIAGAFLAAFAVGAVGFADALIAGAFWLHILDPVDAVPLILATGFIMHAIGIWSVREGVRPVRLKPLIIGGAFGVPLGAWMLTVADPLVFKICIGAIMVIYAVVFLSIGVSERLLPQTKTFASALGLTGGVMGGLSGLAGMPINIWSRHLGIDKIQQRGIYQPYNLAMHGMTLGWLASWG; from the coding sequence ATGGAATTTGAGATCATCATTCTCATCGCCGGGGCTTTTCTCGCGGCCTTTGCCGTTGGCGCTGTTGGTTTTGCCGACGCACTCATTGCCGGGGCGTTCTGGCTTCATATTCTTGATCCGGTGGATGCCGTGCCGCTTATTCTCGCGACGGGATTTATCATGCACGCGATCGGTATTTGGTCGGTGCGCGAGGGGGTTCGGCCTGTTCGGTTAAAGCCATTGATTATCGGCGGCGCATTCGGCGTTCCACTCGGCGCATGGATGTTAACTGTGGCTGACCCACTCGTATTTAAGATTTGTATTGGCGCGATTATGGTCATCTATGCTGTTGTATTTCTCAGCATCGGGGTTTCCGAGAGACTGCTTCCACAAACCAAGACCTTTGCGAGTGCCTTGGGACTTACGGGAGGTGTCATGGGGGGGCTTTCTGGACTGGCTGGGATGCCGATCAATATCTGGAGCCGCCATCTTGGGATTGATAAAATACAACAGCGCGGGATCTATCAGCCCTATAATTTGGCGATGCACGGTATGACACTTGGGTGGCTCGCTTCGTGGGG
- the sdhC gene encoding succinate dehydrogenase, cytochrome b556 subunit has protein sequence MNQSVNSHRAHRAHATYWAFILHRLSGVALALFLPVHFYMLSMTVTDAARFDNFISWTEAPLVKLAEAGLVVLLALHLTGGLRLLALEFLPWRDWQKSAVALASGLSLIVGLVFLLNGI, from the coding sequence ATGAACCAGTCCGTAAATTCTCATCGCGCTCACCGTGCCCATGCAACTTATTGGGCGTTCATATTGCACCGGCTTTCAGGGGTGGCGCTGGCGTTGTTCTTGCCGGTGCATTTTTACATGCTTTCGATGACCGTCACCGACGCGGCGCGGTTCGATAATTTTATCAGCTGGACGGAAGCCCCCTTGGTAAAGCTTGCTGAAGCAGGCTTAGTGGTCCTGTTGGCGCTGCATCTGACAGGCGGGTTGCGTTTGTTGGCGCTAGAATTTCTGCCGTGGCGAGATTGGCAAAAGTCGGCGGTCGCGCTCGCAAGTGGGTTAAGCTTGATTGTTGGATTGGTATTTTTACTCAATGGAATTTGA
- a CDS encoding succinate dehydrogenase, whose amino-acid sequence MSSRVDTRRWLIQRVSAMVLAVAVIVHLGVIIMATQNGLSAAEIVGRVQGNVGWMVFYIIFVVAAALHAPIGLRTVIREATGMQGRWPGFISGTIGVLMLIMGLQAVLRLYGV is encoded by the coding sequence ATGAGCTCGCGCGTTGATACAAGACGCTGGTTGATCCAACGGGTGAGCGCGATGGTCTTAGCCGTTGCGGTGATCGTGCATCTCGGCGTCATCATCATGGCGACTCAGAACGGATTAAGCGCCGCTGAAATTGTTGGCCGCGTTCAAGGCAACGTCGGTTGGATGGTCTTCTATATCATCTTTGTGGTCGCGGCGGCTCTGCACGCACCGATTGGTTTGCGCACAGTCATCCGAGAAGCGACGGGCATGCAAGGCCGTTGGCCGGGATTTATCTCAGGGACCATTGGTGTGCTGATGTTGATCATGGGCCTGCAAGCCGTGCTTCGGCTGTATGGAGTTTAG